A portion of the Suricata suricatta isolate VVHF042 chromosome 11, meerkat_22Aug2017_6uvM2_HiC, whole genome shotgun sequence genome contains these proteins:
- the BTBD18 gene encoding BTB/POZ domain-containing protein 18, with protein MCSPASSKILYRNPRLLRLAFVQLHHQQQSGVFCDVLLQAEGEAVPAHCCILSACSPFFTERLERERPAQGRKVVLELGGLKIRTLRKLVDFLYTSEMEVSREEAQDVLSAARQLRVSELESLQLEGGKLVKAPQGRRLNRECLQPPSPAPISARVVASIRRPRTPLPVTQTPCSLGLVRLKSLGKEEGPLEKSNQQNTENLSGNLLLKRKARACPTQEKSSPPSSHSQGPKENKSDSAHAPAAVSPPGRYSSVDKRLLPRKIRLSRSKPSPDVCTPKPSGTVSRPSSVPTAPGRRLWRQKSVNKVPEDKEKPGRDSPLQSLPNPSGLENTGGSKKRSPEVRAPYSDSAEGQVGRVKLRKIVNGTCWEVVQEPPLKNSQQSPQAPEPECSEPAGTQPSSVTEQAMLPARVDLCQDTPVCFRLQDLLLSASHSPDHPVAKSEFGSSPEPVGKEPGLDIDCREHYTFDTPLLGPPCEAEEYRITSAAATSELEEILDFMLCGSDIEPPIESLEGPGGEGCRTPTYHLTETGKNWIEGEEWCLPDMELWPRELTGLEKEPIGENKEPTNSFSPLVLPSEMSEGEEVPSVGDPWTPDLEITSSQPLDGHREKLLHMDSLDLAQRPSEDLSPPCSNWMDTRPEVSLSTEEVLHPAPEAGKEELGNSELLDPFLASSEEEEIDVVDWTSEGRLVPVGIPSVWPDPSSESDTEVDILT; from the exons ATGTGCTCTCCTGCCAGTTCCAAAATCCTATATAGGAATCCTCGGCTGCTCCGCTTAGCTTTTGTGCAGCTCCATCACCAGCAACAGAGTGGCGTGTTCTGTGATGTCCTTCTGCAGGCAGAAG GTGAGGCTGTTCCAGCCCACTGCTGCATCCTGTCAGCCTGCAGCCCCTTCTTCACAGAGCGCCTGGAGCGGGAGAGGCCAGCTCAGGGTCGGAAGGTGGTGTTGGAGCTGGGGGGCTTGAAGATCAGGACGCTCAGGAAGCTGGTGGACTTCTTGTATACCTCAGAGATGGAAGTATCTCGAGAAGAAGCCCAGGATGTGCTTTCTGCTGCCCGTCAGCTCCGTGTATCTGAGCTAGAATCCCTCCAGCTAGAGGGTGGGAAGTTGGTGAAGGCCCCCCAGGGCCGAAGACTGAACCGGGAGTGCTTACAGCCTCCAAGTCCTGCACCAATCTCTGCCAGGGTGGTGGCATCCATCCGCCGCCCTCGGACTCCACTGCCTGTGACTCAGACTCCTTGTTCTCTTGGGCTAGTGAGATTGAAGTCCTTGGGAAAAGAGGAGGGGCCCCTGGAGAAAAGCAACCAACAGAACACAGAGAACTTGTCTGGCAATCTTCTGCTCAAGAGGAAGGCCAGAGCTTGCCCAACTCAAGAAAAAAGCTCTCCACCATCAAGCCATAGTCAGGGACCTAAAGAGAACAAGAGCGACTCTGCCCATGCTCCCGCAGCAGTTTCCCCACCTGGTAGGTACTCCTCTGTGGACAAGCGACTATTGCCCAGAAAGATCAGACTGAGTCGCTCAAAGCCGTCTCCTGACGTCTGCACACCCAAACCTTCTGGCACTGTAAGCAGACCCAGCTCAGTACCCACAGCCCCTGGCCGGCGTCTTTGGCGGCAGAAGAGTGTAAATAAAGTACCAGAGGACAAGGAGAAACCAGGGAGAGACAGTCCTCTACAAAGCCTCCCAAATCCATCTGGTCTTGAAAATACAGGTGGGAGCAAGAAGCGGAGCCCTGAAGTCAGGGCGCCGTACTCAGACTCTGCAGAGGGGCAAGTTGGAAGGGTGAAGCTTAGGAAGATTGTCAATGGGACATGCTGGGAGGTGGTACAAGAGCCTCCCCTCAAAAACTCTCAACAGAGCCCTCAGGCCCCGGAACCTgaatgctcagagcctgcaggGACACAGCCATCCTCAGTTACGGAGCAGGCTATGTTACCTGCCAGAGTAGACCTGTGTCAGGACACCCCAGTGTGCTTCAGGCTACAGGACCTCCTGCTCTCTGCTAGCCACTCGCCAGACCACCCAGTGGCGAAGTCGGAGTTTGGGTCCAGTCCAGAGCCGGTTGGGAAGGAGCCCGGGTTGGATATTGACTGCAGAGAGCACTACACGTTTGACACACCCCTGCTGGGGCCGCCGTGCGAGGCTGAGGAGTACCGCATCACAAgtgctgctgccaccagtgagCTGGAGGAGATCCTGGACTTCATGCTGTGTGGCTCTGACATCGAGCCACCCATAGAGTCTCTGGAGGGTCCTGGAGGCGAGGGCTGCAGGACCCCTACTTATCACCTGACAGAAACAGGAAAGAACTGGATCGAAGGGGAGGAATGGTGTCTGCCAGACATGGAACTCTGGCCCAGGGAGCTCACGGGACTGGAAAAGGAACCTATTGGTGAGAACAAAGAGCCAACCAACTCCTTTAGCCCCCTTGTCCTGCCCTCTGAGATGAGTGAAGGGGAGGAGGTACCTTCAGTAGGAGACCCTTGGACTCCAGATCTGGAAATTACCAGTTCCCAGCCACTGGATGGTCACAGAGAGAAGCTTCTCCACATGGACTCTCTCGACCTTGCCCAAAGGCCCTCTGAGGATCTCTCACCTCCCTGTTCAAACTGGATGGACACTAGGCCGGAAGTGTCCCTAAGTACGGAGGAGGTATTACACCCTGCTCCAGAGGCAGGCAAGGAGGAACTTGGCAACTCTGAATTGTTGGACCCATTTCTTGCCAGCTCCGAAGAAGAAGAGATTGATGTTGTGGACTGGACGTCAGAGGGGAGGCTGGTGCCCGTGGGTATTCCCTCTGTGTGGCCCGACCCTTCCTCAGAGTCAGACACAGAGGTGGACATACTAACATAG
- the LOC115305940 gene encoding prefoldin subunit 4: MAATMRKAVAEDVNVTFEDQQKINKFAQNTSRITALKEEIEVKKKQLQNLEDTCEDIMLTDDNCLMIPYQIGDIFISHSQEETQEMLEEAKKNLQEEIDALEARVESIQRVLADLKVQLYVKFGSNINLEADNS; this comes from the coding sequence ATGGCAGCCACCATGAGGAAGGCGGTTGCAGAAGATGTCAACGTTACTTTTGAAGATCAACAAAAGATCAACAAATTTGCACAGAATACAAGTAGAATCACAGCGCTGAAAGaggaaatagaagtaaaaaagaaacaactgcaGAACCTAGAAGACACCTGCGAGGACATCATGCTTACGGATGACAACTGCTTAATGATCCCCTACCAGATCGGGGACATTTTCATCAGCCATTCTCAAGAAGAAACACAGGAGATGttggaagaagcaaagaaaaatttgCAAGAAGAAATTGACGCCCTAGAAGCCAGAGTGGAATCCATTCAGCGGGTGTTAGCAGATTTGAAAGTCCAGTTATATGTGAAATTCGGAAGCAACATAAACCTCGAAGCTGACAACAGTTAA
- the SELENOH gene encoding selenoprotein H translates to MASRGRKRKAEAEAVAAAGKREKPAGDRKSVEEATVVIEHCTSURVYGRNAAALSQALRLDTPELPVEVNPAKPRRGSFEVTLLRPDGSSVELWTGIKKGPPRKLKFPEPQEVVKELKKYLS, encoded by the exons ATGGCTTCCCGCGGGAGGAAGCGGAAGGCCGAGGCGGAGGCGGTCGCGGCTGCAGGGAAGCGGGAGAAGCCGGCGGGCGACCGGAAGAGCGTGGAGGAGGCGACCGTCGTGATCGAGCATTG CACGAGCTGACGCGTCTACGGGCGCAACGCCGCGGCCCTGAGCCAGGCGCTGCGCCTGGACACCCCGGAGCTGCCGGTGGAGGTGAATCCTGCCAAGCCTCGGAGGGGCAGCTTCGAGGTGACGCTGCTTCGCCCGGACGGCAGCA GCGTGGAGCTCTGGACTGGGATTAAGAAGGGGCCCCCACGCAAACTCAAGTTCCCTGAGCCTCAAGAGGTGGTGAAGGAGCTGAAGAAGTACCTCTCGTAG